The following proteins are co-located in the Arctopsyche grandis isolate Sample6627 chromosome 3, ASM5162203v2, whole genome shotgun sequence genome:
- the LOC143909492 gene encoding uncharacterized protein LOC143909492 — protein MEKLLFGKRLVKGVAERFLRIQDGVYSWEKLKSALLEEFARMVSGASVHRRLSKSQKTSEESVNEYFYRMREIASVGSIEDRDLMEYVIDGIPGRSSMKGMLYGARNLKEFRDKLSAFDGLVEKVKAEEATVATAKAVPAPSTGSGWRPKARTPALIDTGSEDKLAGENLVHRCGIITSESIPVVRDQCNNSGAIRRKAAEGVRRADSDLKDGEQEKIKVERDKTSKPRVPIEVKLEQSLRREKEERASQEMSAHAEPNDSCSSEADGTSNMSHGQMVRTPLEPPASPSRAHLDYSSVRPSTENRSSTTDSIGITNDESKHRKPCGIDVSNNEEDGVDMDDRGLDTGDRSEDTGNGGVDMSDRSEDMGNGGVDMGDGSMDGDGLHIGRLWDNGDIPFSNKDEPPDGQFSKGSHGHSKNPKDEDEENGKHEEKDMDKSPEGIRDPVKISTPKDNVFTFKLGRSQIDVTLMENKIRPWIKKGVFGYIGEPGTILVNFICGKILHGKLWGDGRSIADNIIGQPRGIATGIG, from the coding sequence ATGGAAAAGCTGCTGTTTGGGAAACGCCTGGTCAAGGGGGTGGCCGAGAGGTTCCTGCGCATACAAGATGGGGTCTATTCGTGGGAGAAACTCAAAAGCGCATTACTGGAGGAGTTCGCTCGGATGGTGAGTGGGGCGTCAGTCCACAGGAGGCTGTCCAAGTCGCAGAAAACGTCAGAGGAATCGGTCAACGAGTACTTTTACCGGATGCGGGAGATCGCGAGCGTGGGTTCGATTGAGGATCGTGACCTCATGGAATATGTCATCGACGGGATCCCTGGCAGGTCTTCTATGAAGGGGATGCTGTATGGTGCCCGCAATTTGAAGGAGTTCAGGGACAAGTTGAGCGCCTTCGACGGGCTGGTGGAAAAGGTAAAGGCAGAAGAAGCAACCGTAGCCACAGCCAAAGCAGTGCCCGCACCCTCAACTGGAAGCGGCTGGAGACCCAAGGCGAGGACGCCGGCACTGATCGACACAGGCAGTGAAGACAAACTCGCCGGCGAGAACCTCGTACATCGATGCGGCATCATCACTAGTGAAAGTATTCCTGTGGTAAGAGACCAATGTAACAATTCCGGTGCCATTCGTAGAAAAGCTGCGGAAGGAGTAAGGAGGGCTGATTCGGACTTGAAGGATGGAGAGCAAGAAAAAATCAAAGTGGAACGCGATAAAACGTCAAAACCACGAGTTCCGATCGAGGTTAAGTTGGAACAGAGTCTGCGGAGGGAAAAAGAAGAACGGGCTTCacaagagatgtctgctcatgcAGAACCCAACGATTCCTGTTCAAGCGAGGCTGATGGAACATCAAACATGTCACATGGTCAGATGGTGAGGACCCCCTTAGAGCCTCCAGCGTCGCCGTCTCGAGCTCATTTGGACTATTCTTCAGTGCGACCGAGCACAGAAAATCGATCATCAACCACAGATTCAATTGGGATAACGAATGATGAAAGTAAGCATCGCAAACCATGTGGAATAgatgtttccaataatgaagaggacggtGTAGACATGGATGATCGCGGTTTGGACACGGGTGATCGAAGTGAGGACACGGGTAATGGAGGTGTAGACATGAGTGATCGAAGTGAGGACATGGGTAATGGAGGCGTGGACATGggtgatggaagtatggacggtgatggtttgcataTTGGAAGGCTTTGGGACaacggagacataccgttttcaaataaagatgAACCGCCCGATGGTCAATTCAGTAAAGGATCTCATGGTCATTCGAAGAATCCTAaagatgaagatgaagaaaatgggaaacatgaagaaaaagatatggataaatcaccagaaggaataagagacccagtcaaaatttcaacaccaaaggacaatgtattcactttcaagctcggtcgtagtcaGATTGATGTTACtttaatggaaaataaaataagaccaTGGATTAAGAAAGGAGTTTTTGGATATATCGGTGAACCAGGAACGATATTGGTCAATTTCATCTGTGGCAAGATACTACATGGAAAGCTGTGGGGCGACGGGAGGTCCATCGCGGACAACATCATCGGACAGCCGCGTGGAATCGCGACTGGCATCGGATAG
- the LOC143909500 gene encoding uncharacterized protein LOC143909500, translating into MNHTTLFNRRHIFTHKRVKRDITASSREIYYGPASSRENINFWKGRFDRSVYLASIARKSNEYRTQNQNRTERRGYFRPGSKMDGNRSTTHPEFPLLFSPFLNLCFWRKIASAISVTKRSAAICQRAFSLESSRRRVSSFGTP; encoded by the coding sequence ATGAACCACACAACTCTCTTCAACCGACGTCATATATTTACTCACAAGCGCGTTAAACGAGACATCACAGCGTCGTCACGCGAAATCTATTATGGACCGGCGTCTTCCCgcgaaaatatcaatttttggaAGGGTCGATTTGACCGTTCTGTTTATCTCGCGTCAATCGCTCGTAAATCAAACGAATACCGTACACAAAACCAGAACCGAACCGAACGCCGAGGATATTTCAGACCCGGTTCCAAGATGGACGGAAATCGATCGACTACCCACCCAGAATTTCCTCTACTCTTTTCACCTTTCCTCAACTTGTGCTTCTGGCGAAAAATCGCGTCCGCCATCTCAGTTACAAAAAGATCCGCCGCCATCTGCCAACGAGCATTCTCCCTTGAATCTTCGCGGAGGAGAGTTAGTTCCTTTGGCACTCCTTAA
- the RhoGEF2 gene encoding rho guanine nucleotide exchange factor 2 isoform X8 encodes MFFKKPNRPSDEATNNNRSKIRRKKVVVVKPNRNQDENKSQEEENHEDVIGLDLIEKSQNGDFEYDVSSLEEHHQEHEEKVKTEDEEENKNNFALKEVDTTTIIFTDSECEPDKKKKNKPKHRKTMSVSNTIELVRSMGDEWIEAAKREIGEHSKKRENLKKKKEAGVIDANHVNDKKHDKNHCNSPVEHNDNVVLLLSDATITEADELEVVETCNKICKKKDTKIKEMAPKICSSQIMHAQKMGVKMIAKASTVGALNFIRRKRPVPIVGIENSAVDHILLSTALFIDSERTHSDMVQVHREPSLPKKHDGSDVSINSGDEIDGEIFYDAKATASQEESETADEEPIVKKTSAKSEAKKVAKQSSDPKVLGLRSRKTFGGSLKRTGGGRRKVKRRSSNEEAPPLPPKGFVPPPPPPKPSHWLFGNSFKGDGRRDTDDSGADSSHHTDSSHLLLEHSLDIADNSKHSVRPRPVTKAESFRDRAAKVQRTKRKTSDPNQLTSGNPFNDAEGTGILGAPSGGSSSSSLSSRSNESAGPIDNHDSHLEASEEEESAEPWSTKAPAEILVSMTPKARKRQDLIHELITSEVSHLRWLRILRQVFHNPLQQSSLLPTGELKALFPNLPDVLQRHRKLCSDLKALSAASPVIQTKPLADALIMTLGEPKYPGALANFCGGQRLALDALRERRRRTKELHTFLAKCEQDPLCTRLRLQDFLAFVWQRLTKYQLLLEGIIKTGKDDDDEDDLQNPEDGGLARLNKALEIAKEVLVHVNTTVKTTENRHRLKTIQSKLEVRGVGSSGSETLPGELKRMDLTRHLLIMEGTLNIRQDSTKRIALLALLLDECLVLLQREADKFILRPISQATHQLLSPIIRWDTVFFRPNAAVKNGFFLVNINGIQMYELSATSSSEYNTWTKHLSESAKALGPRSGTVEEGPPPPLPPNPPPTPIPSSDVISNGTSEPNTSIEEDKEEPPEPPKNEDDGKQISGAVQTVEGESSDTKGPSNINTIIEELIIPSSVAVVTPPIAFTAERLLTPEERLRQAEEKVTLGLREVAHAAKETVSSARLSVYSAMESLIGKSASGKQQRASIGNGLDHETIQEEEDPQLSTIHLLLMAQTHVDNLTEVLLKAFRVSPADCSMTRCTLHTDHGLCDTCSARHSKYSSTVNESDEMAAESAVGEDASDPTVVEVCNTVVVESQAEEKLDSIVLLEEVGESSTDPYIAEPEANLVTTSAIGLRQILTTLMSRLPAVEKEREFLRARLQQTDQRLHRLHHLHKDCVISENSSGSSIDTIQEVPNSNSTDQSGGEG; translated from the exons atgtttttcaaaaaacctaacAGGCCTTCCGACGAGGCCACCAACAACAATCGAAGTAAAATAAGAAGAAAGAAGGTCGTCGTGGTGAAGCCGAACAGGAATCAAGACGAAAACAAGAGCCAAGAAGAGGAGAACCATGAAGACGTCATCGGTTTGGATTTAATCGAAAAGAGTCAAAATGGTG ATTTTGAGTACGACGTTAGCTCTTTGGAAGAACACCATCAGGAGCACGAAGAAAAGGTTAAAACAGAAGACgaggaagaaaataaaaacaacttcGCACTGAAGGAAGTCGACACTACGACTATCATCTTCACGGATTCAGAATGCGAACCGgacaaaaagaaaaagaacAAACCTAAGCATAGGAAGACTATGTCAGTATCGAATACCATAGAATTAGTCAGAAGCATGGGAGATGAGTGGATAGAAGCAGCCAAACGAGAAATAGGCGAACATTCCAAAAAAAGAGAAAACTTAAAGAAGAAGAAAGAAGCCGGTGTAATTGATGCAAATCACGTCAACGATAAAAAGCACGATAAGAACCACTGCAATTCACCTGTTGAGCATAACGATAATGTAGTTTTACTATTATCGGACGCTACCATTACAGAAGCAGACGAGTTGGAAGTGGTTGAAACGTGCAACAAGATCTGCAAAAAGAAagacaccaaaatcaaagaaatggcaCCGAAAATCTGCAGCAGCCAAATTATGCACGCCCAGAAGATGGGCGTCAAAATGATAGCTAAAGCGTCTACTGTAGGAGCGCTAAACTTCATAAGAAGAAAGAGACCAGTTCCTATTGTGGGCATAGAGAATAGTGCTGTGGATCATATACTTCTTTCGACTGCTCTTTTCATCGATTCTGAAAGAACGCATTCCGACATGGTCCAAGTTCATCGTGAACCGTCGCTACCCAAGAAGCACGATGGTTCAGACGTTTCGATCAATTCGGGCGATGAGATTGATGGTGAGATATTTTACGATGCCAAAGCTACGGCTTCTCAAGAGGAGAGCGAAACTGCCGATGAGGAGCCTATAGTGAAAAAAACTTCAGCCAAAAGTGAGGCTAAAAAAGTGGCTAAACAATCATCCGACCCAAAAGTGTTAGGACTTAGATCTAGAAAAACTTTCGGCGGTTCTCTCAAGAGAACTGGTGGTGGTAGACGGAAAGTGAAAAGAAGGAGTTCGAATGAAGAAGCACCTCCTCTGCCTCCGAAAGGATTCGTACCTCCTCCTCCACCACCGAAGCCATCACATTGGCTATTCGGTAATTCCTTCAAAG gAGATGGCAGACGAGACACAGACGACAGTGGAGCGGATTCTTCACATCACACAGACTCTTCACATCTCCTATTGGAACATTCCTTAGACATAGCAGACAATTCAAAACA TTCTGTGAGACCCAGGCCAGTGACAAAAGCTGAAAGTTTCAGAGACAGAGCAGCCAAAGTACAAAGAACCAAAAGGAAAACCAGTGATCCAAATCAATTAACATCAGGCAACCCATTCAA TGATGCTGAAGGTACGGGAATACTCGGAGCGCCGTCTGGAGGTTCCAGTAGTTCCAGTTTATCGTCTCGGAGTAATGAAAGTGCAGGACCCATTGATAATCATG ATTCTCATTTGGAAGCATCCGAAGAGGAAGAGAGTGCCGAGCCTTGGTCGACGAAAGCGCCAGCTGAAATATTAGTTTCTATGACGCCTAAAGCTCGCAAAAGACAAGATTTAATTCATg AACTGATCACATCTGAAGTATCACATTTGCGTTGGCTTCGTATCCTGCGTCAAGTTTTCCACAACCCGTTGCAACAGTCGTCGCTATTACCAACTGGCGAATTGAAAGCTTTGTTTCCAAATCTACCCGATGTACTACAGAGGCATCGGAAACTATGCTCGGACCTAAAAGCTCTATCAGCCGCTTCTCCCGTCATCCAAACGAAACCCTTAGCCGATGCTCTTATAATGACG TTGGGTGAGCCTAAATATCCTGGCGCTTTGGCCAATTTCTGCGGCGGACAGAGACTGGCACTAGATGCATTGCGGGAACGGAGAAGGCGTACTAAAGAACTGCACACATTTTTGGCCAAGTGTGAACAAGATCCTTTGTGTACTCGTTTGCGCCTTCAAGATTTCTTAGCTTTCGTTTGGCAAAG GTTGACAAAATATCAGTTACTCCTTGAAGGTATCATCAAAACAGGcaaagacgacgacgacgaagacgatcTGCAGAATCCAGAAGACGGCGGACTAGCGCGATTGAACAAAGCTTTGGAGATTGCCAAAGAAGTCTTAGTCCACGTTAATACCACTGTAAAAACGACCGAGAACCGTCACAG gcTGAAAACGATTCAATCAAAGCTCGAAGTGCGAGGAGTGGGTTCGTCAGGATCCGAAACGCTGCCTGGAGAATTGAAACGTATGGATTTGACACGACATTTACTCATTATGGAGGGCACACTCAACATCAGACAGGATTCGACTAAACGAATCGCCCTTTTG GCGCTTTTGCTCGACGAATGTCTAGTTTTACTGCAGAGGGAGGCTGACAAGTTCATCTTGAGGCCGATTTCTCAAGCTACACATCAACTGCTCAGTCCGATCATTCGCTG GGATACAGTTTTCTTCCGGCCTAATGCAGCCGTAAAGAATGGATTTTTCTTAGTAAACATAAATGGTATTCAAATGTACGAACTGTCGGCGACTAGCTCATCGGAATACAACAC GTGGACGAAACATCTTTCGGAGTCAGCTAAAGCTTTAGGACCTCGCAGCGGAACTGTCGAAGAAGGACCTCCACCACCGTTACCACCCAATCCTCCACCAA CTCCAATTCCAAGCTCAGACGTCATCTCGAACGGCACATCAGAACCGAACACCAGCATCGAGGAAGACAAAGAAGAACCTCCAGAACCGCCCAAAAACGAAGACGACGGAAAACAAATCag TGGAGCCGTACAAACAGTCGAAGGTGAGAGCAGTGATACTAAAGGACCGtctaatataaatacaatcatTGAAGAATTGATAATTCCATCATCAGTAGCAGTCGTTACTCCTCCAATTGCGTTCACAGCCGAAAGGCTTCTAACACCTGAAG AACGTCTCCGACAAGCTGAAGAAAAGGTAACGCTCGGTCTTAGAGAGGTCGCCCATGCAGCAAAGGAAACGGTATCATCAGCTCGGCTCTCCGTATATTCAGCAATGGAATCGCTCATAGGTAAATCAGCATCTGGTAAACAGCAGAGAGCGTCCATCGGCAACGGTCTGGACCACGAAACGATCCAAGAAGAAGAAGACCCACAACTGTCGACGATACACTTATTACTCATGGCACAAACGCACG ttGACAACTTGACGGAAGTACTCTTGAAGGCTTTTCGAGTTTCTCCAGCTGATTGTTCGATGACTAGATGCACGCTGCACACCGATCACGGCCTGTGCGACACGTGCTCGGCCAGACATTCCAAATATTCATCGACGGTGAATGAAAGCGATGAGATGGCCGCGGAGAGCGCCGTCGGTGAAGATGCGTCAGATCCGACTGTCGTCGAGGTGTGCAATACGGTCGTTGTCGAAAGTCAAGCCGAGGAAAAACTAGACAGTATTGTGCTGTTGGAGGAAGTCGGAGAAAGTTCCACGGATCCGTACATCGCAG AACCTGAAGCCAACTTGGTGACAACGTCGGCTATAGGACTACGACAAATCCTCACAACTCTCATGTCGCGTCTTCCGGCCGTGGAAAAAGAACGGGAATTCTTACGAGCTCGCCTGCAACAAACCGACCAGAGACTTCACCGACTTCATCACTTGCATAAAG ATTGCGTCATTTCTGAGAACAGCAGTGGCAGCAGTATAGATACTATTCAAGAAGTACCCAATTCGAACTCAACC GATCAGAGCGGAGGAGAAGGCTGA